One Aegilops tauschii subsp. strangulata cultivar AL8/78 chromosome 7, Aet v6.0, whole genome shotgun sequence genomic window carries:
- the LOC109752610 gene encoding uncharacterized protein, translating into MNLWMGKVQSKNVPAYDGAIFLCNHLTRKECFHRKLFGLSSKCTEFIHKVKSGATLFLYDVEQRKLHGVFEATSDGAMNIIPDAYASSGFQYPCQIRFKRIWFCKPLMESEFEDAVQDNYYFARNKFNYGLTHQQVVKLLHLFSSRNRLQPRQNPRLQVEPPRESDISSVVNQTDNHSGSNSSHGSLKSACQTCTSSSVGEHAASPSHKLSEPMSLKHRELQLDISDVAKSNSSRSSLHTAANTDLVTEPGTQEAVDDKFTDDYIPLQLEDDTSDGVDTLFDLLGDESHSSESKGSSDSEENTAFHQPCVRKKDDCHQPLADSKLRADIEGRKSVFARLMGRPESFVQRQKFKTKPFPSKNAKSFSSPNQRRKRRRAQQSKSFPCDNRATLGMPSAHKMIKGPALDYSFVWDDDRRSNKFSGGKPSNIQRVLWNASTKEPDRYGACKRLFVSEGSKKLIGSSDRMSNKPPLFAEVHERCKVTVEEKTRTPFLDFKRHAKDLNVEGGDPDYTADVEEAATKKTRLASASYHGDEDESETALVPKQTRPMDMLTVSDENCKLNSISLLSNDTCTQMAGAYLETEVQLKDEQQRIQGCREDVTGDTENMPTVSDENCKLDNISLSSNDNCTQMAGAYRETKMQLQDEQQRSEGYCEDVTGEKSSLGDSGNAQLFRKLSFGDMQTIVETGIEVGFGHVDTETSLQEKQNQSGRSCYGVVDTDTTLIIENPETMESLPNHDEDGTFEMVATDHQDTSTLPQGKDGEATNQLTDSEDDKDSTNNLSPNRRRSTSPPRDLELSKEEEMRYQSYGTKHGAVHEISDSSDSFAICAEGYGSQIGMSTDSTSIHLVINELGTNSESRTSFFDGSCDKESNKHPLFAEVHEICKVTVEEEIRSPFLDFTRCAKDPNVEGGDPTADVQEIATKKMRLASASYHGEEYESETALVPKDTKPMDMLTVSDENCKLKSISLSSNDTSAQMAGAYLETEVPLHDEQKRIQDCCEDVTGDTENMPTVSDENCKHTSIRLSSNNTCTQMDGAYLETEVQLQDEQQRIQSYREAFTGDTEKKLTVSDENCKLNIISLSSYDTCTQMAGAYVETEVQLQDEQQRIKGSCEDVTGDKSSVLGDSGDAHLFRRLNFGDMETIVETGSRVGFGHVDTETSLKEKQNQSSRSCHGVVNTDTTLIIENPETMESLPSHDEDGTLETVATDPQDTGTLPQGKDGEATNPLTGSEDDENTTSNALSPNRRRSSSPPHDVELSKAEEMQYQSYQAKHIAAAHEMSDSTDSFVVCAEDYGSKIGMSTNSTSVHLVINELGTNTESMTSFFDSSCDRESNKPLFAEVHESCKVIVEEEISTPFLDFKRRAKDPNVEGGDSDYTADVQEAARKKTRLASASYHGEEYESETALVPNDTKPMDMLTVSDENCKLKSISLSSNDRCTQLAGAYLETKVQLQDEQQRIQGCCEDVAGNTENMLKVSDENCKLNSICLLSNDTYTEMPGAYLEAEEQRRIQGCCEDVTGDKSSILGDSGNANLFHRLGLGDMQAIVETGSEAGFGHVDTETSLQEKQNQSARSCSGGVNADKMLIVENSETMESSPSHDEDGTLEMVATDHQDTITLMILGIPQGKDGEAANPLTGSEDDEGTTSNTMSPNRRRSSSPPHDLELRKAEEMRCQSYQTKNVAAAHEMSDSTDSFTVCGKGYGSKSGVSTDSTSVHLVVNDFLGTNSGSRSSFFDGSSSEPAEMIMLSHDPGVEMEPH; encoded by the exons ATGAATTTGTGGATGGGGAAGGTACAGAGTAAGAATGTTCCAGCCTATGATGGAGCAATTTTTCTGTGCAACCACCTGACCAGGAAGGAGTGCTTTCACAGAAAGCTTTTTGGCCTTTCATCTAAATGTACTGAGTTTATACATAAAGTTAAATCTGGCGCGACACTATTCCTGTATGATGTTGAGCAGCGTAAGCTTCATGGGGTGTTTGAAGCAACTTCAGATGGAGCCATGAATATCATTCCTGATGCATATGCCTCATCAGGGTTTCAGTATCCTTGTCAG ATACGCTTTAAGAGGATTTGGTTTTGCAAGCCTTTGATGGAAAGTGAATTTGAAGATGCAGTACAGGATAATTATTACTTCGCAAGAAACAAGTTTAATTACGGTTTGACACATCAACAG GTTGTAAAGCTTCTTCACTTGTTTTCTTCAAGGAACAGATTACAGCCTCGTCAAAATCCAAGGTTACAGGTTGAACCTCCAAGGGAGTCTGACATTTCTTCTGTGGTTAACCAAACTGATAACCACTCCGGTTCAAATAGTTCACATGGTTCATTGAAAAGCGCCTGTCAAACATGTACCTCCTCCAGTGTTGGGGAACATGCAGCATCGCCGAGTCACAAGTTATCTGAGCCTATGTCATTAAAGCACAGAGAGTTACAACTAGACATCTCTGATGTGGCTAAGTCCAACAGCTCAAGATCTTCCTTGCACACTGCAGCAAATACAGACCTTGTCACCGAACCTGGCACCCAAGAAGCAGTGGATGACAAGTTTACTGATGATTATATACCACTACAGCTGGAGGATGATACTTCAGACGGTGTTGATACTCTATTTGATTTGCTTGGAGATGAGAGCCACTCTTCAGAATCGAAAGGCAGTAGTGACTCTGAAGAGAACACAGCTTTCCACCAACCATGTGTCAGGAAGAAAGATGATTGCCATCAGCCCCTGGCAGATTCAAAGCTTCGCGCTGACATTGAAGGGCGAAAAAGCGTGTTTGCTCGGTTAATGGGAAGACCTGAATCTTTTGTTCAAAGACAGAAGTTCAAGACCAAACCATTCCCATCAAAGAATGCTAAGTCTTTCAGTTCCCCTAATCAGAGGAGAAAACGGCGGAGGGCACAGCAGAGCAAGTCCTTTCCATGTGATAATCGTGCAACGTTGGGTATGCCTTCAGCTCATAAGATGATAAAAGGTCCAGCATTGGACTATTCATTTGTCTGGGACGATGACAGAAGATCCAACAAGTTCTCTGGTGGAAAACCAAGCAACATTCAGAGAGTCCTGTGGAATGCATCTACTAAAGAACCTGATCGATATGGTGCATGCAAAAGGCTGTTTGTTTCTGAAGGCAGTAAAAAATTGATCGGGTCCTCTGACAGAATGTCAAATAAACCCCCACTGTTTGCTGAAGTACATGAGAGATGCAAAGTCACTGTTGAAGAAAAAACCAGGACCCCTTTCTTGGATTTTAAGCGGCATGCTAAGGATCTAAATGTTGAAGGAGGAGATCCAGATTATACGGCCGATGTTGAGGAAGCAGCAACGAAGAAGACACGGTTAGCAAGTGCATCTTACCATGGAGACGAGGATGAAAGTGAAACTGCATTGGTTCCAAAACAAACCAGACCTATGGACATGCTGACAGTATCAGATGAGAACTGCAAACTCAATAGCATCAGTTTGTTATCTAATGACACATGTACTCAGATGGCTGGAGCTTATCTCGAAACCGAAGTGCAACTGAAAGATGAACAGCAAAGAATCCAAGGCTGCCGTGAAGATGTTACAGGTGATACTGAGAACATGCCGACAGTATCAGATGAGAACTGTAAACTCGATAACATCAGTTTGTCATCTAATGACAACTGTACTCAGATGGCTGGAGCTTATCGCGAAACCAAAATGCAACTGCAAGATGAACAGCAAAGGAGCGAAGGCTACTGTGAAGATGTCACAGGTGAAAAATCATCGCTCGGAGATTCTGGAAATGCACAGCTGTTTCGCAAGCTCAGTTTTGGTGACATGCAGACCATTGTTGAAACTGGCATTGAGGTGGGTTTTGGCCATGTGGACACTGAAACGTCCCTCCAAGAGAAACAAAACCAAAGTGGTAGGAGCTGCTATGGAGTGGTTGATACAGATACAACGTTGATCATCGAAAATCCTGAAACCATGGAATCCTTGCCCAACCATGATGAGGATGGAACTTTTGAAATGGTGGCAACTGATCACCAGGACACCAGTACCCTCCCTCAGGGCAAAGATGGTGAAGCTACAAACCAACTGACAGACTCTGAAGATGATAAAGATAGTACCAACAACTTGTCGCCGAACAGACGTCGAAGCACTTCACCTCCTCGTGATCTTGAGTTGAGCAAAGAAGAGGAGATGCGATACCAAAGTTACGGAACAAAACATGGAGCAGTCCATGAAATCTCAGACTCCAGTGACTCATTTGCGATCTGCGCCGAGGGTTATGGAAGCCAGATTGGGATGTCAACTGACAGCACCTCTATTCATCTGGTCATCAACGAACTTGGAACAAACTCGGAGTCCAGGACAAGTTTCTTCGACGGCTCCTGTGACAAAGAATCAAATAAACACCCGCTGTTTGCTGAAGTACATGAGATCTGCAAAGTCACTGTTGAAGAAGAAATCAGGAGCCCTTTCTTGGACTTTACACGGTGTGCCAAGGATCCAAATGTTGAAGGAGGAGATCCTACTGCCGATGTTCAGGAAATAGCAACGAAGAAGATGCGGTTAGCAAGTGCATCTTACCATGGAGAGGAGTATGAAAGTGAAACTGCATTGGTTCCAAAAGACACCAAACCTATGGACATGCTGACAGTATCTGATGAGAACTGTAAACTCAAGAGCATCAGTCTGTCATCTAATGACACCAGTGCTCAGATGGCTGGAGCTTATCTCGAAACCGAAGTGCCACTGCACGATGAACAGAAAAGGATCCAAGACTGCTGTGAAGATGTTACAGGTGATACAGAGAACATGCCGACAGTGTCAGATGAGAACTGTAAACACACGAGCATCCGTTTGTCATCGAATAACACATGTACTCAGATGGACGGAGCTTATCTCGAAACCGAAGTGCAGCTGCAAGATGAACAGCAAAGGATCCAAAGCTACCGTGAAGCTTTTACCGGTGACACTGAGAAAAAGCTAACAGTATCAGATGAGAACTGTAAACTCAATATCATCAGTTTGTCATCTTATGACACCTGTACTCAGATGGCTGGAGCTTATGTTGAAACCGAAGTGCAACTGCAGGATGAACAGCAAAGGATCAAAGGCAGCTGTGAAGATGTCACAGGTGATAAATCATCGGTTCTCGGAGATTCGGGAGATGCACACCTGTTTCGCAGGCTCAATTTCGGTGACATGGAGACCATTGTTGAAACTGGCAGCAGGGTGGGTTTTGGCCATGTGGACACTGAAACATCCCTCAAAGAGAAACAAAACCAAAGTTCTAGGAGCTGCCATGGAGTGGTTAATACGGATACAACGTTGATCATCGAAAATCCTGAAACCATGGAATCCTTGCCCAGCCATGATGAGGATGGAACTTTGGAAACGGTGGCTACTGATCCTCAGGACACCGGCACCCTCCCTCAAGGCAAAGATGGTGAAGCTACGAACCCACTGACAGGCTCTGAAGATGATGAAAATACTACTTCCAACGCCCTGTCCCCGAACAGACGTCGAAGCAGTTCACCTCCTCATGATGTTGAGTTGAGCAAAGCAGAGGAGATGCAGTACCAAAGTTACCAAGCCAAACATATAGCAGCTGCCCATGAAATGTCGGACTCGACGGACTCATTTGTGGTCTGCGCCGAAGATTACGGAAGCAAGATTGGGATGTCAACTAACAGCACCTCTGTTCATCTGGTCATCAACGAACTTGGAACAAACACGGAGTCCATGACAAGTTTCTTCGACAGCTCTTGTGACAGAGAATCAAATAAACCCCTATTTGCTGAAGTACATGAGAGCTGCAAAgtcattgttgaagaagaaatcaGTACCCCTTTCCTGGACTTTAAGCGGCGTGCTAAGGATCCAAATGTTGAAGGAGGAGATTCTGATTATACCGCCGATGTTCAGGAAGCAGCAAGGAAGAAGACGCGGTTAGCAAGTGCATCTTACCATGGAGAGGAGTATGAAAGTGAAACTGCATTGGTTCCAAACGACACCAAACCTATGGACATGCTGACAGTATCAGATGAGAACTGTAAACTCAAGAGCATCAGTTTGTCATCTAATGACAGATGTACTCAGCTGGCTGGAGCTTATCTTGAAACCAAAGTGCAGCTGCAAGATGAACAGCAAAGGATCCAAGGCTGCTGCGAAGATGTTGCTGGCAATACCGAGAACATGCTGAAAGTATCAGATGAGAACTGTAAACTCAATAGCATCTGTTTGTTATCTAATGACACCTATACTGAGATGCCTGGAGCTTATCTCGAAGCCGAAGAACAGCGAAGGATCCAAGGCTGCTGCGAAGATGTGACAGGTGATAAATCATCGATTCTCGGAGATTCTGGAAATGCAAACCTGTTTCACAGGCTTGGTCTCGGTGACATGCAGGCCATTGTTGAAACTGGCAGTGAGGCTGGTTTCGGCCATGTGGACACTGAAACATCCCTCCAAGAGAAGCAAAACCAAAGTGCTAGGAGCTGCTCTGGAGGGGTTAATGCAGATAAAATGTTGATTGTCGAAAACTCTGAAACCATGGAATCATCGCCCAGCCATGATGAGGATGGAACTTTGGAAATGGTGGCTACTGATCATCAGGACACAATTACCCTCATGATCCTTGGAATCCCTCAGGGCAAAGATGGTGAAGCTGCAAACCCACTGACAGGCTCTGAAGATGATGAAGGTACTACTAGCAACACCATGTCACCGAACAGACGTCGAAGCAGCTCGCCTCCCCATGATCTTGAGTTGAGGAAAGCAGAGGAGATGCGATGCCAAAGTTACCAAACCAAAAATGTGGCAGCTGCTCATGAAATGTCTGACTCCACGGACTCATTTACGGTCTGCGGCAAGGGTTACGGAAGCAAGAGTGGGGTATCAACTGACAGCACCTCTGTTCACCTTGTTGTCAACGATTTCCTTGGCACAAACTCGGGGTCCAGGTCGAGCTTCTTCGACGGCTCCTCGAGCGAGCCTGCTGAGATGATCATGCTCTCGCATGACCCCGGCGTGGAGATGGAACCGCACTGA